The DNA window GGATACATATAGTAAAAGTGTGCAACCATTGAATCAAAGTAAAAGTAAAAGGATGGACCACTTCTTATAGAAGTTAGAGGGCAtccttttcttctccttttttaaaGTTTAATCAGAGGAAAAAGGATCCATGTTCTTTCCCCCATTTTATATCAATCACAATCACAATCACAATCACaatcacattttttattttttatttttccaacaaattaaaacaatgaaactactcaaaaaatatttttatatgattatttaTACAATAGGAAATATAGATTATTCCAAGGTTAAATTCAAATCAATATGAAATATGAGCAGAAATTGCTTAGAGAAATGagggttaattatttatttttattataaattacaaaataatttttatttatttttatgaatttaatcaatctacttttcgaatttaaaatttaCGTCCATTTCataacatcattttttttattaaatttattggtgtgatattttaaaaattaaaaaaaatactcattcgGTATCCATGTAACAAAAGGTTAACATtataattgatttaaatttaacagagaattttaacagtgttaacgATTCTTAAAAAATCACCTTAGTATTTGAATCGAAAAAAGTATTTAGACTAAGTAttgatattataaaattaaagtgtagagattaaatctcaaattttaactaaatatgaagatcaaaatttaaatataactattcTTATATAATCTCAAGGGATTATAATTGAAGTTgctagtttggcaatgcttttgaaaagtgttgtggagaaatacttttgaaaattttggtttaaaatttgagtttttagcattactgtcaaaaagtacttttgagaaataaaatgtctattttagacatgttattatcaagtaacaaatatgcatttaaataatatttaaattaattaatattattatattttaataaaaaatataaaaaattattatagcttgttaatattttaatatatgaaatataaattttaaatatttttaagcaataaatattaattatttataaaatttaattagaatatttaaactatattttaaatatttaaatatttgtaattagtatttaaaaaatatttttttatttttaattaataattttaacacatttataattaagcacaaaaaaaaagaaaaaaatactatAATATCAAAggggtaaaaaaataattaaacactaaaaatacttttgaaaaataaaaaactaaaaattttaaacttatttagcGCTACTTTTCTCCTgccaaaaatatttttgttaagtACTGCAGAGTGCAGAACATGCCgcagatatataaaaaaaagcaGTGTAGTGGACAGCTGTCATCTTTTATATATTAGTAGTATAGAATTGATAGTAAAGGAATATGAGGGAAGATTGATATGGCTGTCCACTTAAGTttccaatattttaataataaattaccattttaatattatatcCTATGGATTCCACAACAATTCATCTGTTTTCTATcctataaaatgttaaaattgtaataaaatttgtGTAATGGGCTTTAAGAGTGTGTGATGAGGATTTTCACTTAATAATGTCACTTATCTTCAAAATGAATCACAATTAAAACTTTACTacttaattttgttaaaattttattaaaagggtAAAAGATTATTTCTAAAGGAAATTAAAGGAATATCCCATGGCATATTTTAGTGATTGATTTTTTCCTAATCAAACTAGAAATAAAATTGGTACAAATGAAAGAGAATATCTTAGTgttagatttttattattattatcatcaaaTCAAGAGTGCATTCGTCTACAAATGaatggtaaaaaataaaaaataataaaaggaaagAGTACGCATGTGTAGTAGATAACTATTTTATACactgttaatttattaatataatgtctagaactactTATAATCTTCCTCTAACCCTTACATATGAGGATAAATGTGTTTCATCGTACTCGAATTTACATTCTCTAATACTGACAATAATATCAAtttcaatcgagttaagactcaatctgcaaatatatattcattaatagaatAAATACCCGTAATATAAAGAAACCATATTGATTTCTCTGGTTATATTCAAATAAAAGAACCCATGCTGACAGAGACGAATCTGGGACTGGTAGGGGTTTCGTCCCTTTAAAATAGAAGATTACTATTtagactttttaaatttttaaaaaattttaaattagtaaaactaAAGTTACACTTTGACccttctaaaattataaaaatttaatttaatctttaaaaattataaaaatataaattattaaaaattaaaatttcattcatctccttaaaaaaaatatttctaggaTGCTGAGGAAAGTGAGAAGATTTTGAATAGGTTTCGGCGTTTACCTACCTCAATTCAGCACTTAAAAATGGGCCATTATACACTAGAGTTTGACGGAGTCGCTGCTAAGAGTTTTGATGCTTGTTAGGTGTTTGTTAAAATGTCCATAATGCCGTGGATCAACCTTAATATGGGTTGACGCCTTTCGGTTTATTTTTCTTTCAGCCCATTTAACGAAGTCCATTTTTACCTCTGATCACAGTGGAACCAACCCAAATCAGTCCGAGCAGGTCGCGTGTCGAACAACCCCAGGATAGATATGGATTGTATATCTGAAAacaatttcttttttctctcttcgaTACAATACTTCAAAGACAAAAGTGATCTTCAATAGGATAAACGGAtccaatatataattttaagaaacAACATTGAAGCAATTTACAATTCTGCttcaaattttggttctctattTTCCCAACTCAAAACATGCAATTAATTAGCCTTCTCTTGCAAACTAAACTAATGCAATGTTAAATATACAAATAGATATACCACACCAAAAAAAATTGCTATCATGAATGTGAAAGAAGAAAGGAATCGATATTACTGGACAAATCCGATTAAATTATGACCTACAGCACATGTTCTTCTTCGCTGGAATATCTTGAGCTGGACCCGGAACAACGATCTTCTTGCCCGCTAGTGTAGCAGGGTTGTCGTTCCCTTGATTCTCAGCAGCAACTAGGTTCTTCTTGTTCACAATGTTGAAGATCTCGTTGAGCACGGTTAAGAAGGCAGCCTCCACATTAGTAGCTTCCAGAGCTGAGGTCTCCAAGAAAAATAGTCCTTCCTTTTGAGCAAATTCTTTTGCATCCTCCGTTGAGACTGCTCGTTGGTTTTCGAGGTCACTCTTGTTCCCGATCAGAATGATAACAATGTTCTTGTCAGCATGGCCACGCAACTCTTCAAGCCAACGTGGAATGTGATCGAAGGTCTGGCGTTTCGATATATCATAAACCAGCATTGCCCCAACAGCGCCCCTATAGTATGCGCTCGTAACAGCTCTGTATCTATTCAATACAAcagaagagaagaaataaaattGCCAACCGCTTATAAAGAATTAGCCGAGCTAGATCACTAGATTTGTATA is part of the Gossypium hirsutum isolate 1008001.06 chromosome D11, Gossypium_hirsutum_v2.1, whole genome shotgun sequence genome and encodes:
- the LOC107911628 gene encoding ras-related protein Rab11A codes for the protein MASGGGYGDPNQKIDYVFKVVLIGDSAVGKSQILARFARNEFSLDSKATIGVEFQTRTLVIEHKSVKAQIWDTAGQERYRAVTSAYYRGAVGAMLVYDISKRQTFDHIPRWLEELRGHADKNIVIILIGNKSDLENQRAVSTEDAKEFAQKEGLFFLETSALEATNVEAAFLTVLNEIFNIVNKKNLVAAENQGNDNPATLAGKKIVVPGPAQDIPAKKNMCCRS